The sequence ATGACACGCTGGTTCTCGCTGCTGCGGCAAATGCTTTGCCTGAGGATCAGGTCGCCCTGAGGCGGGCTTCCGGCATCACCTTGGTTCTGATTGATTTGCTGGATCCGGACGAACTGCTGCGGCTCGGCTTCCAATACGGACTGATCGATTTACATTTAATTGGCCAAGGTGAGGGTGGTGCGATATCAGAAGATGGCAGCCTAGCGCTCACCGACTTGGCGGGCGCCTCGGTAATCTTCGGCTGGTCGGCTCCTGAGTTCGGTCATGAGATGCTTGAAGGGCTGTTACCGATAGTCGGCTCCTCTGCGGTATTAATGCTTCTTCTAATAGGGTTGATCGCCCTTGATGCGGTGAGGGCATCGCGACGCCTTGAAGATAGTCACTCGGCGCTTACGGTCAGCCAGGCAAGCCTTGCTAGTAGTGAGAAGCGCTTTCGTGATATCGCCGAGGCTGCATCGGACTGGTTGTGGGAAACCGATGAGCGCTTGAGGTTGATATACCTCTCCGAACGGTTTGAACGCGTCACCGAATTCAAAGCCAGCCAATGGCTGGGACGTCCGCTAGATGAGCTGCTTCAGGCTGATGCGCAGGGCATCGCGCTGTGGTTACAGAAACAGAGCGGCAAACCCTTGCGTTGCAAGTACTCGGACCGTAACGGTGACGTTCGGATCTGTCGCGTGGCGTCGCGGCCGATCATGGCGGACGGGAAATGTGTCGGTTACAGAGGTACTGCCAGCGACATCACCGAGGAGGTCAAAGCGCAGACGCAGGTGGAGCATCTATCCATGCACGACGCTTTGACTGGCCTGCCCAACCGTAACAACTTGAATGGTTTTCTGGCCGGCAAGCTGGGAGCCAACAGGCCGTTGGCAATGATCAGTCTGGACCTGGATCGATTTAAGCCAGTGAACGACACCCTTGGGCATGCTGCAGGCGATCTGGTGCTCCAGGAAATGTCGCTCCGTTTGCTTAGCTGTACGCGCAATGAAGACCTCGTCGCTCGGCTTGGCGGCGACGAATTCATCATGGTTCTTGATGGCATAAGCTCCCAGGAAAGCATTGAGACGCTTTGTGCACGCCTTATCGATCAGATCAAACAACCGATCGTATATGAAGGGCAGAACATCTTCGTCGGCGGAAGCATCGGTATTGCGCTTGCGCCGCAGGACGCTACCGAGGCGAGCGAGCTGTTGCGCTGTGCGGACATCGCGCTCTATCAGGCCAAGGAAGACGGACGTGCCACGTGGCGGTTCTACGCCAGCGAAATGAACCAGCGGTTGTTACAAAGACGGCAGCTTGAGATGGACCTGCGGCAAGCCATGGCTATGGGAGAAATGGCGCTTCAGTATCAGCCGCGCTATCGAACAAATGGTATGCACATCATCGGAGCTGAGGCACTGGTGCGCTGGCAGCATCCACAAAAGGGGCTGCTCGGACCGGCACACTTCATTGACCTAGCGGAGGAAACTGGGCTCATCGTCCCGCTTGGACGATGGGTTTTAACTGAGGCCTGCAACGAAGCAGCACGCTGGCCGGAGGATATCTGCGTGTCAGTTAACCTGTCCGTGGTCCAGTTCCGTCAGAGCGACCTCCGACTGGATGTTCAGCGGGCACTGACGGAAGCCGGTCTGGCTGCCTCGCGGCTTGAGTTGGAGGTTACCGAGAGCATCTTACTGGATGAGTCTGCGGGAGCGTTAAAAACACTCAATGCGCTCAAGGAATTAGGCGTACGCTTGACCATGGACCACTTCGGTACGGGCTATTCCTCGCTCAATTACCTACGAAGTTATCCGTTCGATGGGTTGAAAATCGACCGCAGTTTCATTGGCAATGCCCTAAATTCTGCTAATGACCGTTTGATCATCAAGGCAGTCGTTGGGCTCGCCCAGGCCTTGGAGCTCACGGTGACTGCCGAGGGGGTTGAGACTTGTGCGCAGCTCGAGTGGTTGGAAGAAGCAGATTGCGCGGCGGTACAGGGTTTTCACATCTGCCAGCCTCAATCCGCTGAAGATATGGAGCGTCTGGTTCAGAAAATGGGCTGATGCAGCTCGCCGGCCTCAGTGAATCAGGCACCAGCAGTGTCAGGCGAGCAACCTTCAGAGCTAACGATACGATTGTAGTAGCTAACAAGGCAGCGTACTTGCCCCGCCGAACCGGCCACCAGTTCCCGGTTAGTTTTCGATGATGCCGCAGTTCGCATGAACTCGCGAGGTGAGCGGTAGCTCAGGGCGCTGTGTGGATGCTCCTCGTTGTAATGCGTGAAGACAATCTACAGGTTGCGCAGCGCCGTCAGGCGATCCGGCCTGGGCATGTGAGAATGTAGTCGCGCTTCATCGTTTTCACGAAGCTTTCAGCCAGACCGTTGCTCTGTGGACTGCATACCGGCGTAGTTAACGGTTGCAGACCAATTTCTCGGGCAAACGTCCGCGTCTGCTCCGCTGTGTACGCCGAGCCGTTGTCGCTCAACCATTGGATCGGCGTAGGTGGTAGTTTCAGCCCAAAGCGGCGCTCGACTGCTTCAAGCATCACGTCGCGAATATCGTCACCGCTGTATCCGTGTGGGCTAGCTACCCAACTGATGGCTTCCCGGTCGCAGCAGTTGAGGGCAGGCGTGACGCGCAGTCGGTCACCATCAGCTCAGCGAAACTCGAAGCCATCCGGAATACGAGCGCGTGCTCGAATTCGACCTGTCCAGCGTGGTGCGCAACATGGCGGGCCCGTCCAACCCGCACAAGCGTCTGCCGACCTCGGCGCTGCACGAGCGTGGCATCGCCGACGAAGGCATGCTGGCTGCGGCCAGGGCCGAAGAGGCCGAAGGCCGGTTGCCCGATGGTGCGGTGATCATTGCTGCCATCACCAGCTGCACCAACACCTCCAACCCGCGCAACGTGGTGGCCGCCGGCCTGCTGGCGAAAAAAGCCAACGAGCTGGGGCTGGTGCGCAAGCCTTGGGTGAAGACCTCCTTCGCGCCGGGTTCCAAGGTCGCCAAGCTGTACCTGGAAGAAGCTGGGCTGCTCAGCGAGCTGGAAAAACTCGGCTTCGGCATCGTCGCCTACGCCTGCACCACCTGTAATGGGATGTCCGGTGCGCTGGACCCGGTGATCCAGCAGGAAATCATCGAGCGTGACCTGTATGCCACCGCGGTACTCTCTGGTAACCGCAACTTCGACGGCCGTATCCATCCGTACGCCAAGCAGGCCTTCCTTGCCTCGCCGCCGCTGGTAGTCGCTTATGCCATCGCCGGTACCGTACGTTTCGATATCGAGCAGGATGTGCTGGGTACCGACAAGAACGGCAACCCGATCACCCTGAAGGACCTCTGGCCGTCCGATGAGGAAATCGACGCCATCGTCGCGTCCTCGGTCAAGCCGGAGCAGTTCAAGCAGATCTACATTCCGATGTTCGATCTGGGCACCATCGAGGAAGCCAAGAGCCCGCTCTACGACTGGCGTCCGATGTCCACCTACATCCGTCGTCCGCCGTACTGGGAAGGTGCGCTGGCCGGCGAGCGTACGCTCAAGGGTATGCGTCCGCTGGCGATTCTGCCGGACAACATCACCACCGATCACCTGTCGCCGTCCAATGCCATTCTGCTGAACTCGGCCGCCGGCGAGTACCTGGCGAAAATGGGCCTGCCGGAGGAAGACTTCAACTCCTACGCCACCCACCGCGGCGACCACCTGACGGCGCAGCGTGCGACGTTTGCCAACCCGCAGCTGGTCAACGAGATGGCGGTGGTCGACGGCAAGGTGCAGAAGGGCTCGCTGGCGCGCGTCGAGCCGGAAGGGAAGGTGATGCGCATGTGGGAAGCCATCGAAACCTACATGAACCGCAAGCAGAATCTGATCATCGTGGCCGGTG comes from Stutzerimonas stutzeri and encodes:
- a CDS encoding putative bifunctional diguanylate cyclase/phosphodiesterase; protein product: MGVSQIILRRSLPLLLAVLLVVSSVISYSVKRMTDTLDRNVIEHSHFLIEKALSHRQAMLRQGMAAFVTLNNASTDPQSRAKMAAPDVLFYSLDFDALMVFGSGVEKTRALTSEAMRDSDLLQRLGVGLDGLLEQARRGGPDALKSGILRLDDTLVLAAAANALPEDQVALRRASGITLVLIDLLDPDELLRLGFQYGLIDLHLIGQGEGGAISEDGSLALTDLAGASVIFGWSAPEFGHEMLEGLLPIVGSSAVLMLLLIGLIALDAVRASRRLEDSHSALTVSQASLASSEKRFRDIAEAASDWLWETDERLRLIYLSERFERVTEFKASQWLGRPLDELLQADAQGIALWLQKQSGKPLRCKYSDRNGDVRICRVASRPIMADGKCVGYRGTASDITEEVKAQTQVEHLSMHDALTGLPNRNNLNGFLAGKLGANRPLAMISLDLDRFKPVNDTLGHAAGDLVLQEMSLRLLSCTRNEDLVARLGGDEFIMVLDGISSQESIETLCARLIDQIKQPIVYEGQNIFVGGSIGIALAPQDATEASELLRCADIALYQAKEDGRATWRFYASEMNQRLLQRRQLEMDLRQAMAMGEMALQYQPRYRTNGMHIIGAEALVRWQHPQKGLLGPAHFIDLAEETGLIVPLGRWVLTEACNEAARWPEDICVSVNLSVVQFRQSDLRLDVQRALTEAGLAASRLELEVTESILLDESAGALKTLNALKELGVRLTMDHFGTGYSSLNYLRSYPFDGLKIDRSFIGNALNSANDRLIIKAVVGLAQALELTVTAEGVETCAQLEWLEEADCAAVQGFHICQPQSAEDMERLVQKMG